In one window of Tellurirhabdus rosea DNA:
- a CDS encoding ABC transporter permease: MKFLRQTYESFRFAWQALRSNLLRTTLSLLGVTIGIFAIIAVFTIVDSLERNIRESLSFIGDKVVYVQKWPWGFGGEYQWWKYFQRPEPNMKEYRFLSEKLENASAVVAMDFKGNITVKNGNNSIRSLIQGTTLDYNQISDVPVTQGRYFSSQEIDAARNVAIIGADIAETLFPNQTPVGKEFKINGLKYTVIGVQERKGESLLNFGGNPDTKCIIPIGAFAKMYHSINPSIDIAVKGYDWDEGMMEMENEIRGLLRTRRGLKPLQDDNFAINRPEAAANAISGIFAVLTIAGWVIGSFSILVGGFGIANIMFVSVKERTNLIGIQKSLGAKNYVILFQFLFEAVFLSLIGGGVGIFLVYLLSFMQLGSIDVVLTTANIMLGLGVASIIGIVSGILPALSAARLDPVIAIRSK, translated from the coding sequence TTGAAATTCCTTCGTCAGACTTACGAAAGTTTCCGGTTCGCGTGGCAGGCGCTGCGCTCGAACCTGCTCCGGACGACGCTCTCGCTACTCGGCGTGACCATCGGCATTTTCGCCATTATCGCCGTCTTCACCATCGTGGATTCCCTTGAGCGCAATATCCGTGAAAGTTTGTCTTTTATCGGGGACAAAGTCGTATACGTCCAGAAGTGGCCCTGGGGTTTCGGCGGCGAATACCAGTGGTGGAAGTATTTCCAGCGCCCCGAGCCCAACATGAAAGAATACCGCTTTCTGTCGGAAAAACTGGAAAACGCCAGCGCCGTGGTGGCTATGGATTTCAAAGGCAACATCACCGTCAAAAACGGCAACAACAGCATCCGGTCGCTGATTCAGGGCACAACGCTGGACTACAACCAGATTTCGGACGTGCCGGTGACGCAGGGCCGTTATTTCTCCTCGCAGGAAATTGACGCCGCCCGAAACGTGGCGATCATCGGGGCCGACATTGCCGAAACGCTGTTTCCGAATCAGACTCCGGTGGGCAAAGAGTTCAAGATCAACGGCCTGAAATACACCGTAATCGGCGTGCAGGAACGCAAAGGCGAAAGTCTGCTGAATTTTGGCGGCAATCCGGACACCAAGTGCATCATTCCCATCGGGGCGTTTGCCAAAATGTACCATTCCATCAACCCGAGCATCGACATTGCCGTGAAGGGGTACGACTGGGACGAGGGCATGATGGAAATGGAGAACGAAATTCGGGGGCTTCTGCGGACCCGCCGGGGCCTGAAACCGCTCCAGGACGACAATTTTGCCATCAACCGCCCCGAGGCCGCGGCCAACGCCATTTCCGGAATTTTTGCCGTTCTGACGATTGCGGGCTGGGTGATCGGCAGCTTCTCCATTCTGGTCGGCGGGTTCGGCATCGCCAACATCATGTTCGTATCGGTAAAGGAGCGCACTAACCTGATCGGTATTCAGAAGTCGCTGGGTGCCAAAAACTACGTCATTCTGTTCCAGTTTCTGTTTGAGGCCGTGTTTCTGAGCCTGATCGGCGGCGGCGTGGGCATCTTCCTGGTTTACCTGCTGTCTTTCATGCAGTTAGGCAGCATCGACGTCGTTCTGACCACGGCCAACATCATGCTGGGACTCGGCGTAGCGAGCATCATCGGAATCGTATCGGGCATTCTGCCAGCCCTGTCCGCCGCACGCCTGGACCCGGTAATCGCGATCCGGTCGAAGTAA
- a CDS encoding DUF1801 domain-containing protein, whose translation MNTLDTFLAQLDPEVRDLTLHVRQLIRTVLPDAHEELRPTYRTIAYGRSPRMTDEICYISLLSTGINLGFHYGTQLPDPHGLLKGTGKLMRTIRLESTQDAQNPSIRQLLEAARTHASF comes from the coding sequence ATGAATACACTGGATACTTTTCTCGCCCAGCTTGACCCGGAGGTTAGGGATTTGACCCTGCACGTTCGCCAGTTGATCCGCACCGTTCTGCCGGATGCCCACGAAGAACTTCGCCCGACCTACCGGACGATCGCCTACGGCCGGAGTCCGCGCATGACCGACGAAATCTGCTACATCTCCCTGCTGTCGACGGGCATCAACCTCGGCTTTCATTACGGCACCCAGCTCCCCGATCCGCACGGCCTCCTCAAAGGAACCGGCAAGCTGATGCGCACCATCCGCCTCGAATCCACCCAGGACGCTCAAAATCCCTCAATCCGACAATTACTGGAAGCCGCCCGGACGCACGCCAGTTTTTAA
- a CDS encoding helix-turn-helix domain-containing protein, translating to MYESISFAQLPSAMVMLLKKVDELTATIQHLQGQERHEAEELFDVTQTAEYLKLSPHTIYKLVERRELPSFKLNDRKLYFSKVELTKWVKQGRRKTNAEIAAEASTYIINTSRKSVSKFKAKR from the coding sequence ATGTACGAATCTATTTCTTTCGCCCAGTTGCCATCCGCAATGGTCATGCTTCTTAAAAAAGTTGACGAGTTAACGGCAACTATTCAGCACTTGCAGGGGCAAGAAAGGCATGAGGCTGAAGAACTGTTCGATGTAACTCAGACAGCCGAATACCTGAAACTGTCACCGCATACGATATATAAGCTTGTCGAACGAAGGGAGTTGCCCAGCTTTAAGCTAAATGACAGAAAACTCTACTTTTCGAAGGTGGAACTGACCAAATGGGTCAAGCAAGGTCGGCGAAAAACGAACGCTGAGATAGCCGCAGAAGCCAGCACCTACATTATCAACACTTCCCGCAAGTCTGTGTCTAAGTTTAAAGCCAAACGCTGA
- a CDS encoding oxygenase MpaB family protein, producing MLQTVKPARVFSDELLTRYRQLGDAPADAVIAAIGEQMGIGAVRTLMSWLGDTKNFDTSAQPESVRQFFSDYHHLPDWADSRRMEQGMRFFEKNTPAIALTLGCYSLPYCYLGADGARVLWLSQRIHSDTRKRLEETGDWIFSVTRKRNWENGRAIQYSLKIRLMHAAIRWFTLHSGQWNTTWGYPVNQEDMAGTNGAFSYIVIRGLRKSGIATTEADEEAYLHHLNVVGYLLGVAEELLPRNLREAFHLDKAIASRQFAASEQGHGLTKSLLQAIESLAPPTLRNLPAAQMRFFLGDEQADLLGVPAVQLEKRLVELARSLPIFRFV from the coding sequence ATGCTCCAGACCGTCAAACCAGCTCGCGTATTTTCTGACGAACTCCTGACCCGTTACCGGCAGCTCGGCGATGCGCCGGCCGATGCCGTAATTGCCGCGATAGGCGAACAGATGGGCATCGGGGCCGTCCGAACGCTGATGAGCTGGCTGGGCGATACGAAAAATTTCGACACGAGTGCGCAGCCCGAGTCCGTCCGGCAGTTTTTCAGCGACTACCACCATTTGCCCGACTGGGCCGATTCCCGGCGGATGGAACAGGGCATGCGTTTTTTCGAGAAAAACACGCCCGCCATCGCCCTCACGCTTGGGTGCTACTCCCTGCCCTACTGCTACCTCGGTGCCGACGGCGCGCGGGTGCTCTGGCTCTCGCAGCGCATCCACAGCGACACCCGGAAGCGGCTGGAGGAAACGGGCGATTGGATTTTTTCGGTTACCCGGAAACGGAACTGGGAAAACGGGCGGGCCATTCAGTATTCCCTGAAAATTCGCCTCATGCATGCCGCGATTCGCTGGTTCACCCTGCACAGCGGCCAGTGGAACACCACCTGGGGCTATCCGGTCAATCAGGAAGACATGGCCGGAACGAACGGCGCGTTCTCTTACATTGTCATCCGGGGGCTGCGAAAATCGGGTATCGCGACGACGGAGGCGGACGAAGAAGCCTATCTCCATCACCTGAACGTGGTGGGTTACCTGCTCGGCGTGGCCGAAGAACTCCTGCCCCGGAACCTGCGCGAAGCCTTTCACCTCGACAAGGCCATTGCTTCCCGGCAGTTTGCCGCTTCGGAGCAGGGCCACGGTCTGACCAAATCGCTGCTTCAGGCCATCGAATCGCTGGCGCCCCCCACCCTACGGAACCTCCCGGCCGCCCAGATGCGTTTCTTCCTCGGCGACGAACAGGCCGACCTCCTTGGCGTTCCCGCAGTCCAGCTCGAAAAGCGACTCGTGGAACTGGCCCGTTCGCTGCCTATTTTCAGATTCGTTTAA
- a CDS encoding DUF6624 domain-containing protein — translation MKKLLFFIPILTLMLHPAAAQRNQRTVNAAEVRNQLTKIYDKDQKERARYDELERQFGWGAKESQDARNKIKEMDRQHLKEIEQIIEQTGSYPGRALVGQPLDQVAFLIIQHSTDRAVHEKYLPMITAAAQKGDIDKASAAILTDQVKVQKGEKQVYGTQIRVNNSGEKELYPVEDMASLNQRRKEMDLEPMEVYLRKMGVKQ, via the coding sequence ATGAAAAAGCTACTATTCTTCATTCCCATACTGACCCTGATGCTGCATCCGGCAGCCGCCCAGCGCAACCAGCGGACGGTAAACGCCGCCGAAGTCCGGAATCAACTGACCAAAATTTACGATAAGGACCAGAAGGAGCGGGCCCGGTACGACGAACTGGAACGCCAGTTTGGCTGGGGCGCCAAAGAGTCGCAGGATGCCCGGAACAAGATCAAAGAGATGGACCGCCAGCATCTGAAAGAAATCGAGCAGATCATTGAGCAGACCGGCAGTTATCCGGGCCGCGCGCTGGTCGGCCAGCCGCTGGACCAGGTGGCTTTTCTGATTATTCAGCACAGCACCGACCGCGCCGTGCACGAAAAATACCTGCCCATGATCACCGCCGCGGCGCAGAAAGGCGACATCGACAAAGCCAGCGCCGCCATCCTGACCGATCAGGTGAAAGTGCAGAAAGGCGAGAAGCAGGTCTACGGCACCCAGATCCGTGTCAACAACAGCGGGGAAAAGGAACTCTACCCGGTCGAAGACATGGCCAGCCTCAACCAGCGCCGCAAGGAAATGGACCTGGAACCGATGGAGGTGTATTTGAGGAAGATGGGCGTTAAGCAGTGA
- the ggt gene encoding gamma-glutamyltransferase: MKQFLYLALLLAVACKTKAPSTVRESTGVYRYDNETAATARTSQYYSEKPPVLARNGMVASAHPEASRVGADILKAGGNAVDAAVAVQFALAVVYPVAGNIGGGGFMVYRDKDGQAYTLDFREKAPQKAHKDMYLDAAGNPIPNLSITGHLASGVPGSVDGMVEAHRRFGRLTWAQVLQPAVDLARRGVVLTEREALGLNRNRAVFTKVNPGKPYFIKADSTEWKTGERLVQPDLAAVLTRIQQQGRAGFYEGETAQLLVAEMQRGGGIITENDLKEYHSAWREPLVGDYKTYRIITMPPSSSGGVALLQLMRLVEPYPLSRWGWNSDSTVQVMIEAERRVYADRAKFLGDIDFVKVPVAQLIDRQYLKNRWADFNWAKATDSKAVSGGTIPGYESLETTHFSVVDKEGNAVSITTTLNGGFGSKVIVGGAGFFMNNEMDDFSIKPGVPNMFGLIGNAANAIAPGKRMLSSMTPTIVERDGKLYMVVGTPGGSTIITSVFQTIMNVLEHGMTMQQSVNALKFHHQWLPDKTTFETGAFSDQTVQKLQGRGYALERLTNSLGRMDCILVRPDGTLEGASDPRADNTSVGF; encoded by the coding sequence ATGAAACAATTCCTCTACCTGGCCCTGCTGCTGGCGGTGGCCTGCAAGACCAAGGCGCCCTCCACCGTTCGCGAAAGCACGGGCGTTTACCGCTACGACAATGAAACGGCCGCGACGGCGCGCACCAGTCAATACTATTCCGAAAAACCGCCGGTGCTCGCTCGCAACGGCATGGTCGCTTCGGCGCACCCGGAAGCGTCCCGAGTCGGCGCGGACATCCTGAAAGCGGGCGGCAATGCCGTGGATGCGGCGGTGGCCGTGCAGTTTGCGCTGGCGGTGGTGTATCCGGTGGCGGGCAATATCGGCGGCGGCGGTTTCATGGTGTACCGGGACAAAGACGGGCAGGCGTACACCCTTGATTTCCGCGAAAAAGCGCCCCAGAAGGCCCACAAGGACATGTACCTCGACGCGGCGGGCAACCCCATTCCCAACCTGAGCATCACGGGGCATCTGGCATCCGGCGTTCCCGGTTCGGTGGATGGCATGGTGGAGGCGCACCGGCGCTTTGGTCGGCTGACCTGGGCGCAGGTCCTTCAGCCGGCCGTTGACCTGGCCCGGCGCGGCGTGGTCCTGACCGAGCGAGAAGCCCTCGGCCTCAACCGCAACCGGGCTGTTTTTACGAAAGTCAATCCCGGAAAGCCGTATTTTATCAAAGCCGACTCGACCGAGTGGAAGACCGGCGAACGGCTCGTGCAGCCTGATCTGGCGGCCGTTCTGACCCGCATCCAGCAGCAGGGCCGGGCCGGTTTTTACGAGGGCGAAACGGCGCAATTGCTGGTTGCCGAAATGCAGCGCGGTGGCGGAATCATCACCGAAAACGACCTGAAAGAGTACCATTCCGCCTGGCGTGAGCCGCTGGTGGGCGATTACAAAACGTACCGGATCATCACCATGCCGCCCAGTTCGAGCGGCGGGGTGGCGCTGCTTCAGCTCATGCGGCTGGTGGAACCGTACCCGCTGAGCCGCTGGGGCTGGAATTCGGACTCGACCGTGCAGGTGATGATTGAGGCCGAACGCCGCGTGTACGCCGACCGGGCCAAATTTCTGGGTGACATTGATTTTGTTAAAGTGCCTGTGGCGCAGCTGATCGACCGGCAGTACCTCAAAAATCGCTGGGCGGATTTCAACTGGGCGAAGGCGACCGACAGCAAGGCCGTCAGCGGCGGGACGATTCCCGGTTACGAAAGCCTGGAAACGACCCATTTTTCGGTGGTCGATAAGGAAGGAAACGCCGTCTCGATCACCACGACGCTCAACGGCGGCTTCGGCAGCAAGGTCATTGTGGGCGGAGCGGGCTTTTTCATGAACAACGAGATGGACGATTTCAGCATCAAACCGGGCGTGCCCAACATGTTCGGGCTCATCGGCAACGCGGCCAACGCCATCGCTCCCGGCAAACGCATGCTGTCGTCCATGACCCCGACGATCGTGGAGCGGGACGGAAAGCTGTACATGGTGGTCGGGACGCCGGGAGGCTCCACCATCATCACGTCCGTGTTCCAGACCATTATGAACGTGCTGGAGCACGGCATGACCATGCAGCAGTCGGTCAACGCGCTCAAGTTTCACCACCAGTGGCTGCCCGACAAAACGACGTTCGAGACCGGCGCGTTTTCGGACCAAACGGTTCAGAAGCTGCAGGGCCGCGGCTATGCTCTCGAACGGCTGACCAATTCACTCGGCCGCATGGACTGCATTCTCGTCCGTCCGGATGGTACTCTGGAAGGAGCTTCGGACCCGCGGGCGGATAATACGTCGGTGGGATTTTGA
- a CDS encoding flavin reductase family protein: MKTISPNDLSQPEFHRLLIGSVGPRPIAFASTVDAAGNVNLSPFSFFNVFGSNPPTLVFAPNLNRHGHKKHSLLNVEEVPEVVINVVNYAMVEQMSLASAEYDRSVDEFRKAGFTAVPSEKIKPPRVAESPAAYECLVKDIITIGEGPGSANLVVCEVILAHFEEAIFNEKGAIDPYRIDLVGRLGGEFYARAQGEALFEVARPQKGIGVDALPENIRNSTILSGNDLGKLGAVTALPGADEVQQYRESGVLGALFDEARNGCQYLPDLLHQRAKTLLAGNQVAEAWLVLLQIH; encoded by the coding sequence ATGAAAACCATCTCTCCGAACGACTTGTCCCAACCTGAATTTCACCGGCTGCTGATCGGCTCCGTCGGGCCGCGGCCTATTGCCTTTGCCAGCACCGTGGATGCGGCCGGGAATGTCAACCTGAGTCCGTTCAGCTTTTTCAATGTGTTCGGCTCCAATCCGCCGACGCTGGTTTTTGCCCCGAATCTGAACCGCCACGGCCACAAAAAACACTCCCTGCTGAACGTGGAAGAGGTGCCGGAGGTGGTCATCAACGTGGTCAATTACGCGATGGTGGAACAGATGTCGCTGGCGAGTGCCGAGTACGACCGGAGCGTGGATGAGTTCCGGAAAGCGGGCTTTACGGCCGTTCCTTCCGAAAAAATAAAACCGCCCCGCGTGGCGGAATCACCGGCGGCGTACGAATGCCTCGTCAAAGACATCATCACCATCGGCGAAGGACCCGGATCGGCCAATCTGGTCGTTTGTGAAGTCATTCTGGCCCATTTCGAGGAGGCCATTTTCAACGAAAAAGGCGCCATCGACCCGTACCGAATCGACCTGGTAGGACGTCTGGGCGGCGAATTTTACGCCCGCGCGCAGGGCGAGGCGCTGTTTGAGGTTGCCCGTCCGCAGAAAGGCATCGGCGTCGATGCGCTGCCGGAAAACATTCGGAATAGTACGATTCTGAGCGGCAACGACCTTGGGAAGCTGGGCGCGGTAACGGCGCTGCCGGGTGCCGACGAAGTGCAGCAATATCGGGAAAGCGGCGTGCTCGGGGCGCTGTTCGACGAAGCCCGCAACGGCTGCCAGTACCTGCCGGACCTGCTGCACCAGCGGGCCAAAACGCTATTGGCCGGCAACCAGGTGGCGGAAGCCTGGCTGGTTCTCCTCCAAATCCATTGA
- the mnmE gene encoding tRNA uridine-5-carboxymethylaminomethyl(34) synthesis GTPase MnmE, translating into MLQQEPIAALATAPGIGAIAVIRVSGEGAIERTNRIFRGKDLTQQASHTLHFGTIRDQNDTLVDEVLISVFRTPSSFTKEDAVEISCHGSDYIIRQILRLLLKEGVRMAQPGEFTQRAFLNGQFDLVQAEAVADLIAADSEATHRAALTQLRGGFSKQLKALRQQLIDFAALIELELDFGEEDVEFAKRDQLRAVILDIQRVLRPLIDSFSVGNAIKNGIPTVIAGKPNAGKSTLLNALLNEEKAIVSDIPGTTRDVIEDELFIDGIRFRLIDTAGLRHTTDTIEAIGVERTQQKMRDASLIMYLFDAGRISSDDFRIAVDELRTYEKPYVLVGNKMDLISEAQRQQWEALAGERILWISAAKGERIDALRHALAERVKTDRSVTTGSAVVTNLRHYEHLTGTEAALARVLTGLDSGVTPDWLAIDLRDALRHLGELTGEIVTDDILGSIFSKFCIGK; encoded by the coding sequence ATTCTACAACAGGAACCCATCGCTGCTCTGGCTACAGCGCCTGGGATTGGGGCCATTGCCGTGATTCGGGTGTCGGGGGAAGGTGCCATTGAGCGCACGAACCGGATTTTTCGCGGAAAAGATCTTACCCAACAGGCTTCCCATACGCTTCATTTCGGCACCATTCGCGACCAGAACGACACGCTGGTGGACGAAGTGCTCATCTCGGTTTTCCGGACGCCGTCGTCTTTCACGAAGGAAGATGCGGTCGAAATTTCCTGCCACGGGTCCGATTACATCATCCGGCAGATTCTGCGGCTGTTGCTGAAGGAAGGCGTCCGGATGGCGCAGCCCGGCGAATTTACCCAGCGTGCGTTCCTGAACGGGCAGTTCGACCTGGTCCAGGCCGAAGCCGTGGCCGACCTGATTGCGGCGGATTCGGAGGCGACCCACCGGGCGGCCCTGACGCAGTTGCGGGGCGGTTTCTCCAAACAACTCAAGGCGCTCCGTCAGCAGCTTATCGACTTTGCGGCGCTCATCGAGCTCGAACTGGATTTTGGCGAGGAAGACGTCGAGTTTGCCAAGCGCGACCAGTTACGGGCCGTCATTCTGGACATTCAGCGCGTGCTGAGGCCGCTGATCGATTCGTTTTCGGTCGGGAACGCCATCAAGAACGGGATTCCGACGGTCATTGCCGGGAAGCCCAACGCCGGAAAGTCAACCCTGCTGAATGCCCTGCTGAACGAAGAAAAGGCCATCGTTTCGGATATTCCGGGCACGACGCGGGATGTGATTGAAGACGAACTGTTCATCGACGGCATCCGGTTCCGCCTCATTGACACGGCCGGTCTGCGTCACACCACCGACACGATTGAGGCCATCGGGGTGGAACGGACCCAACAGAAAATGCGGGATGCCTCCCTGATTATGTACCTGTTTGACGCGGGCCGGATTTCGTCCGACGACTTCCGGATTGCCGTGGACGAGCTGCGGACCTACGAAAAGCCGTACGTGCTGGTCGGCAACAAAATGGACCTGATCAGCGAAGCGCAGCGCCAGCAGTGGGAAGCCCTGGCCGGTGAGCGGATTCTCTGGATTTCGGCGGCGAAGGGCGAGCGCATCGACGCCCTCCGCCACGCGCTTGCCGAGCGGGTAAAAACCGACCGGTCGGTCACGACCGGCAGCGCCGTGGTGACCAACCTCCGCCATTACGAACACCTGACCGGCACCGAAGCCGCTCTCGCCCGCGTGCTGACCGGCCTCGACTCCGGCGTCACCCCCGACTGGCTGGCGATAGACCTGCGCGACGCCCTGCGGCATCTGGGCGAGCTGACGGGAGAAATTGTGACAGACGATATTCTGGGATCTATTTTTTCGAAGTTTTGTATCGGGAAATAA
- the fahA gene encoding fumarylacetoacetase, protein MTLPYGIFSYDIASPRVGVLVDEHILDLEIVGLLGFFNDLPLDPAVFAKPVLNDFMALDKAVQRAVRDHIIELLTHPDAKLEAVHNQVFIHRSRVQMHLPVRVGDYTDFYAGIHHATNVGRMFRPEGDPLLPNYRHLPVAYHGRASSIVVSGTPIRRPQGQFPGPDQQPVFGPSKALDFELELGIVIGKPSVLGQPVPVELAEDHIFGFVLFNDWSARDIQRWEYQPLGPFLGKNFGSSISAWVVPMEAFEPFRVEGPVQEPTPLPYLRTSGQTHFGIDLEVALSGPGSEETIISRSNTRHLYWSPAQMIAHHTVNGCNLNTGDILATGTISGTEPNSYGSLLELTWNGKQPLTLPDGTTRTFLQDGDTVIMRGMAVSGDQRIELGEVSGTIGG, encoded by the coding sequence ATGACGCTTCCCTACGGAATTTTCAGCTACGATATTGCCAGTCCGCGCGTGGGCGTCCTGGTGGACGAACACATTCTGGACCTCGAAATTGTGGGTCTGCTGGGCTTCTTCAACGACCTGCCGCTCGACCCGGCGGTTTTTGCCAAACCCGTTCTGAACGATTTCATGGCGCTCGACAAGGCCGTTCAGCGGGCCGTACGCGACCACATCATCGAACTGCTTACGCACCCGGACGCCAAACTGGAGGCCGTTCACAACCAGGTATTTATTCACCGGTCGCGGGTGCAGATGCATCTGCCGGTTCGGGTGGGGGATTACACGGATTTCTACGCCGGTATCCATCACGCCACCAACGTCGGCAGGATGTTCCGGCCGGAGGGCGACCCGCTGCTGCCCAATTACCGGCATCTCCCGGTGGCTTACCACGGCCGGGCGTCGTCCATCGTCGTTTCCGGAACGCCGATTCGCCGTCCGCAGGGGCAGTTTCCGGGGCCGGACCAGCAGCCCGTTTTCGGCCCTTCCAAAGCCCTCGACTTTGAGCTGGAACTCGGCATCGTGATCGGCAAGCCCTCCGTTCTGGGCCAGCCCGTGCCGGTCGAACTGGCGGAAGATCACATTTTCGGCTTCGTGCTGTTCAACGACTGGTCGGCGCGCGACATCCAGCGCTGGGAGTACCAGCCGCTGGGGCCGTTTCTGGGCAAAAACTTCGGTTCGTCCATTTCAGCCTGGGTCGTTCCGATGGAAGCGTTCGAGCCGTTTCGGGTGGAAGGTCCGGTGCAGGAACCGACCCCGCTGCCGTACCTGCGGACATCCGGCCAAACGCATTTCGGCATCGACCTCGAAGTGGCGCTGAGCGGGCCGGGCAGCGAGGAAACCATCATCAGCCGCAGCAACACCCGTCATCTGTACTGGAGCCCCGCGCAGATGATTGCGCACCATACCGTCAACGGCTGCAACCTCAATACGGGAGATATTCTGGCGACGGGCACCATTTCGGGCACCGAACCCAACAGCTACGGCTCCCTGCTCGAACTGACCTGGAACGGCAAACAGCCGCTCACCCTGCCCGACGGCACAACCCGCACCTTCCTGCAGGACGGCGACACGGTCATCATGCGCGGCATGGCCGTCAGCGGCGATCAGCGCATCGAACTTGGCGAAGTATCCGGAACCATTGGCGGGTAA
- a CDS encoding helix-turn-helix domain-containing protein produces MSSKIRLTRICQYCGKQFEARTTVTRCCSDQCAKRFYKVKKREGKVEASNEETKAIIQRPIEELKGKDFLSIQDACKLLGVSRWTLWRAINNQTLLAAKVGRRTLIRRTDIDRLFETPIPLQRQEATQPEPALEDCYGLTELREKFNVSDKTLYSLIKRHNIPKYRRGKFLYIAKSDIEPLLDS; encoded by the coding sequence ATGAGTTCAAAAATTCGCCTAACACGTATCTGTCAGTATTGCGGAAAACAGTTTGAAGCCAGAACAACGGTTACCCGCTGTTGCAGCGATCAGTGCGCCAAACGGTTCTATAAGGTCAAAAAGCGGGAAGGGAAGGTCGAAGCCAGCAATGAAGAAACGAAGGCTATCATACAGCGGCCTATTGAAGAATTGAAGGGGAAAGACTTTCTCAGCATACAGGACGCCTGTAAACTACTTGGCGTTAGTCGCTGGACATTATGGAGAGCTATCAATAACCAAACGCTACTAGCGGCGAAGGTTGGCAGACGGACGCTCATCAGGCGGACAGACATTGACCGATTGTTCGAGACTCCTATTCCCCTTCAAAGACAAGAGGCAACTCAACCAGAACCAGCACTGGAAGATTGCTACGGCCTAACTGAATTGCGGGAGAAATTCAATGTATCGGACAAAACGCTCTATTCTCTCATTAAGCGGCACAACATTCCTAAGTACCGCAGAGGAAAATTCCTCTACATCGCAAAATCAGATATTGAACCACTATTAGACAGTTAA
- a CDS encoding site-specific integrase, translating to MTQVSLWEKPLKDGCKMIYLTFWPEIPDPDTGKLTRRKSLKLTVYAKPKNQSERDYNKEQRTIAEHVRAQQQLNFNRGEYGFLHKSKQEACFIQYFTELVNKRTGSNGSNWESALQHLKEYAGHTIKMKHITANWCDGFADYLLNADNRHATEKTLNRNTAVSYFAKFKAALKQAYKDEFLAKDINAKVEALTPEETHREYLNLEELRTLAQTACEDENVKRAALFTALTGMRHCDVMKLLWGQIRYSDANGYSIQFRQQKTQGAENLPISQDAYDLLGTPGSPQSKIFPDLYPHASYRNRIIKNWVAAAGITKHITHHCFRHTFATIQLTLGEDIYTVKEMLGQKNIKHTQIYAKIVDDKKRKAADRIKL from the coding sequence ATGACTCAAGTTTCCTTGTGGGAGAAGCCACTAAAAGACGGCTGTAAAATGATTTATCTAACGTTCTGGCCTGAGATACCGGACCCTGATACTGGCAAGCTGACACGCCGTAAAAGCCTCAAGCTTACCGTTTACGCAAAGCCAAAAAACCAGTCTGAACGTGATTACAATAAGGAACAGCGGACAATTGCGGAACACGTTCGCGCCCAACAGCAACTAAATTTTAACAGAGGCGAGTACGGGTTTCTTCATAAGTCCAAACAAGAGGCTTGCTTCATTCAGTATTTTACTGAGTTGGTTAATAAACGCACTGGCTCTAACGGCTCCAACTGGGAAAGTGCATTGCAACACCTCAAAGAGTATGCAGGACATACGATAAAGATGAAGCATATTACGGCTAACTGGTGCGATGGTTTTGCAGACTACTTACTCAATGCGGATAACCGACATGCAACTGAAAAGACCCTAAACCGGAATACTGCCGTTAGCTACTTCGCCAAATTCAAGGCTGCGTTAAAGCAAGCCTACAAGGATGAATTTCTGGCCAAAGACATCAACGCTAAGGTCGAAGCATTAACACCTGAAGAAACACATCGGGAGTACCTCAACTTAGAAGAACTTCGAACGTTAGCACAAACGGCCTGTGAAGATGAAAATGTCAAAAGAGCGGCATTATTTACAGCCTTGACGGGTATGAGGCATTGTGATGTTATGAAATTATTGTGGGGACAAATTCGATATTCTGACGCTAACGGATATAGTATACAATTCCGACAACAGAAAACTCAGGGAGCGGAGAACTTGCCAATTTCACAAGATGCCTACGACCTGTTAGGGACACCTGGCTCACCACAAAGCAAAATCTTTCCCGACTTATATCCACATGCTTCTTACCGTAACCGAATAATCAAAAACTGGGTGGCTGCGGCTGGAATCACTAAGCACATCACTCATCACTGTTTTCGTCACACATTTGCAACCATTCAATTAACGCTTGGCGAGGACATTTACACGGTCAAAGAAATGTTGGGTCAAAAGAATATCAAGCACACGCAGATATACGCTAAAATTGTTGACGACAAAAAGCGGAAAGCCGCCGACCGAATTAAGCTTTAA